CGCCGGAATTAGTTGAATGAGAGAGGGACGGCCTTAGGCCGTCCCTCTCTCGCTTTATTCTCTCGCTTTATATTATATTTATATCTACAGGAATCTCCCCCCTGCGCCGGGAGCCCTTTTTGGCTTGTTGCCGTGAAAAGAATCTCGAGAGGTCCGTTCCGTCCCCCACCGTACAACCTCAAAAAGCTCCTGAACTACCTGAGATCTTTTTGTTTATATTTTGTCTTATACAGACAATCCGCAGAAAAAAGGGGGCTGCGGATTGTTAGGCTCATGTGATATTGGGTAACTGAAACGGCTGTTTTTCAGGGACGGCTAATTAGTATATCGTTTATTGATATTTTTGTATTAGTTCGTCTGTGAGAGTGCAGGCGAAATTAATAGCTCTTGTACATGTTGTTCTGTATAAGTCTCGCTTCTGAATTTCTGCTAGGTCATTCGAATCGCAATTTTTCAGCCCGTTCAATATGTCACTACAGTCTAAGCTGCCGAATTTCTCAATGAAACGTTGATTAAATTCTTGACGTATACTTTTGGCATGATTCAGACGCTCTACATCACCTAATTGATCGTTAGCAAATTTATATCCTAAAGCCATATATGCCCCCGTAACGCATCCACAAGTTGCTGATCGTCCCATGCCACCTCCTATCAAAGCCGCGATTCGACGAGCCTGTGCTGTATCAAAGCCGAGTTTTGGGGCTAAGGTCCCAAAGACGTACATGGCACAATTGATGCCATGGTCAAATCCATACATTAATTCATCTGGCGGAATATATTCTCTCGTCCTCTCCATATTTGTCGTCCTTCTTTCTATTTTTTGTTTAAGAAGCTAAATGTTCAAATTTTCGTTATATTGTACGTTATGTGGGGATTTTTGCTATCTAGGAACTATAAACGTTTGATCCTTGATCTTGAAGAAAGCAAGCACCGAAAACAATTTGGGCAAAGTTG
The window above is part of the Cloacibacillus sp. An23 genome. Proteins encoded here:
- a CDS encoding C-GCAxxG-C-C family protein, with the translated sequence MERTREYIPPDELMYGFDHGINCAMYVFGTLAPKLGFDTAQARRIAALIGGGMGRSATCGCVTGAYMALGYKFANDQLGDVERLNHAKSIRQEFNQRFIEKFGSLDCSDILNGLKNCDSNDLAEIQKRDLYRTTCTRAINFACTLTDELIQKYQ